Proteins encoded in a region of the Oleidesulfovibrio alaskensis DSM 16109 genome:
- a CDS encoding DNA adenine methylase produces MAIRKNKLVAPVVKWVGGKRQLLPSIEKYIPKKFDRYFEPFIGGGAVLFHLQPKKAVINDVNGELINLYKIIRDRSCALIEDLKKHRNEKDYFYEVRALDRDMQVYSRLSDVERASRIIFLNKTCFNGLFRVNNSGEFNAPFGKYKNPNIVNEVNIKAVSSYLSKNNVEIFNSDFEEVLASAGRGDFVYLDPPYDPVSSSANFTGYAKGGFDRSEQERLKAVCDALNKKGTKFLLSNSDTRFIKELYRDYEVIPVKAKRAINSRADSRGDVAELLIKN; encoded by the coding sequence ATGGCTATTAGAAAGAATAAGTTGGTAGCACCTGTCGTTAAATGGGTTGGTGGAAAGCGGCAGCTATTACCCAGCATAGAAAAATATATTCCCAAAAAATTTGATCGCTATTTTGAGCCATTTATTGGCGGCGGAGCTGTTCTTTTCCACTTACAGCCCAAGAAGGCAGTTATTAATGACGTTAATGGAGAACTGATTAATTTATATAAAATAATTAGAGACAGATCTTGTGCGTTAATTGAAGATTTAAAAAAACATCGAAATGAGAAAGACTATTTTTATGAAGTCCGTGCACTAGATAGGGACATGCAAGTCTACTCACGTCTTTCAGACGTAGAACGCGCCTCTCGAATTATTTTTCTGAATAAAACTTGTTTTAATGGTTTATTTAGAGTGAATAATTCCGGCGAATTCAATGCGCCTTTTGGGAAGTATAAAAACCCAAACATCGTAAATGAAGTAAATATCAAAGCTGTTTCTAGCTATCTTTCAAAAAACAATGTTGAAATATTTAACTCCGATTTTGAAGAAGTTCTAGCATCTGCAGGAAGAGGGGACTTCGTGTACTTGGATCCTCCTTACGATCCTGTTTCAAGTAGTGCTAATTTTACAGGTTACGCAAAGGGTGGATTTGACCGAAGTGAGCAGGAGCGCTTAAAGGCCGTTTGTGACGCGCTAAATAAAAAAGGAACAAAATTTTTACTTTCCAACTCAGACACACGATTCATTAAAGAATTATACAGGGATTACGAAGTCATTCCTGTGAAAGCAAAGCGGGCGATCAATTCAAGAGCTGATAGCCGTGGTGATGTGGCGGAGCTGTTGATAAAGAACTAG